In Polyangiaceae bacterium, the genomic window GGAAGAAGATGGCGATGGTGTTCCAGTACTCCGCCCTGCTCGACAGCATGAACGTCCTGGACAACGTCGCCTTCCCGCTGCGCGAGCACACCAAGCTCGCGGAGAAGGAGATCAAGAAGCGAGTCAAGGAGAAGCTCAAGATCCTGGGCCTCGAGAACATCGAGCACCGGGCGCCGAGCGAGCTCTCCGGCGGCATGCGCAAGCGCGTGGGCCTCGCCCGGGCGCTGATGCTCGAGCCCGAGGTGATCATGTACGACGAGCCCACCAGCGGGCTCGATCCCATCACCAGCCGCATGGTGGACGACCTGATCGTCAGCACCCGCAATCGCTTCGACGTGACCAGCATCGTGATCTCCCACGACATGGCCGGCGCGCTGCGCATCGCGGATCAGATCTACCTGATGGACAAAGGGCGCATCGTCGCCAGCGGCACGCCGCGGGAGCTGGTGCGCGGCCACAACGAGCTGGCCCAGCGCTTCCTGGACTCGAGCGGCATCGAGGCGGAGCGCCTGCTCGCCGAGAACGAGTAGCTCGTCACTCGGCGGAGAGCGGGTTCCGGTAGACGTCGTCGACCGCGATGCTCGCGCCGATCGAGGCGAGCTCGACGCGCTCTCCTGCCCCGGCCTCGAGCAAGAGCCACTCGCCATGCTCACCGCGGCGAAACAGCTCGAGCCGCCGCTCTCTCTGCGAGACCAAGAGGTACTCGCGCAGACTGGGGATGCGGCGGTAGTGAGCGGCCTTCTCGCCGCGATCGTAGGCCTCCGTCGAGTCGCTCAGGATCTCGACCAGGAGCACCGGGTTGACGATGGCGTCCTGGTCGATGCCCGAGTTCTCGAGCTTGCCGCACACCACGCTGATGTCCGGGTAGGTCGAGAGATCCGTGGCCTCGACCCGCACGCGGCCGTCCGAGGAGAAGGCGCGACAGGGACGGTCTTCGAGGGCCCGCGCCAACACGGCGGCCATGGCAGCAGCCAGACCCGCGTGCTCAGGCGTGCCGCCCGCCATGGCGAAGACCTCGCCGCAGACGTACTCGTGCTTGCTCGGCGCCGCCGCCTCGAAGGCCAGGTACTCGGGATAGGTCATGCGCCCGATCGGCGTCGCGGTGGTCACTGGAACAGCTCCCCGAGGTCCACGACCACGTCCGGAAACGCGGCCGGCGCGAGCCGCTCGCCCTTCGCCACTACGCGATGGCGGGTGTAGGCGCCGGCGACCGGCTCCGCGAACACCTCGACCTGCTTGCCGGCGACGTCCACCACCCAGTACTCCGGAACTCCCGACAGCGCGTAGAGCCGCGCCTTGACCCGCCGGTCGTAGCTGAGCGACGACTCCGCGACCTCGACCAGCAAGAACGCCTGGTCCGGATGCCGGTCGGACCAGCGGCGCGGCGCTACCAGGGCCAGGTCCGGCTGGGGCTGCGAGTCGTCCCCCGCCGCGAAGGGCAGCTGGACGCGCACCACCGCGCGATCACCGACCCCGACGACCAGAGTGCGGTTCAGGACCGAGATCTCGTCCGAGTGCGGCGGCCCCACCGGGCTCATCTCGACGACCACTCCCGCGATGAGCTCGACGCGCTCGTCCCCGAAGAAGCCCTGCTGGCCCAGGCGCTGGAACTCCTCCCGGCTGAGCCGCCGAGGGGACGCGTGGCTGAGCACCTCTTCGACGCGCATGTCTCCCGGAAACGTATCATGCGTCACCCAGTCGGTCATCTCGCTCCTCGATGCGCGCGAGCACCCGCGCGGCGTCCAGCTTGCCTTTGAACCAGAGCACCTCTGCGCCGTCGGGCAGCGCTTCGTCGCGACAGGCGCGGCGCTCGTCGATGCACAAGAGCACGCGCTCGAGCGCTGCCTCGCGCAGCCGCGCGAGCTTGTCGTTCAGGTAGTCGGCGGTCCAGAACCCCACCAGCTCGACGAGCCAGCGCCTGCGCGGGTCACGGCGATGCACCAGGGCGAAGTCAGGGAAGATGAGCCTGCCGCGCGCGAGCGGGACGGGCTCCGGCTCGCGCAAGAGCTCCCAGTCCGAGCCGAGCTTGGCGAAGTCCCGGGCAAAGCGCGCTTCGAGCTGGCTGTCGTAGCGGGACAGCTCGCGCCCCGCGGGCAGCGGAGCGCCGCTCGCCAGCCGATAGGTCAAAAGGCCCGCGCCGGGCCCGAGCGCCACCCGCGCCTCGACCTCGAAGCGCTCGCACCACATGGCACGCGGAATCAGCGAGGCCAGGCGCTTGCCGTAGATGAGCGTGTGTCGGAAGAGCGAGAACGGCCCCGAGATGTCGAGCTCGACGCCCGCGTCGAGGCGCCGGGCGGTGCAGATGAGCCCGACGAGCTGCGCGTGGCGCACCAGCGCGCGCGTGTTGCCGAACGCGCGCACACGCAGCGACTGCGCCCGGCCGAGCAGCGCCGAGGCAATGGCCAGGTTCGCGCTCTGGGCGAGCGCCGTCGGCCCGAGCCCGTCCGGGAGCTTGCCGACCCGTTCGTTCGAGCGGAGATCGGCGAACAAGAGCTCGTCGAGCGCCTCCGGCTCGAGCGCCAGCACCTCCGCGGCGCAGGCGAACGCCCGCGCTCGATCGGGCTCCTCGCACGCCTGCGCGAACACCACGCTGCGCGCGCGCTCGGGCGAGACCGGCGAGGCGAGCCTGGCCTTCGTCGCGCGATCGAGCACGTGGCGGACCACGCGGAGCGGAGCCTTCGGCGCGCGGGTGACGAGCGGCTCCGCCAGCCGCTCGCGGAGCGCCCTCCGCGGCCGGCCTTCGAAGGCGGCGTACAGCTCCAGCAGCGCGCGGAGCCAGGGCTCGTCCCGGGGCCCGAGGTAACGCGGCACGACCTCTCTGGCGTCGAGGCCGACGCTAGACGAGAGCAGCGCTCGCGGCAGCAAGACCCCGCCTCCTCTCCCGCGACTGCGCGACCTCCCGCGTTCCGGCGCTCACCAGCTCGTAGACCGTGGCGCGCTTGCCCGGCCCCGGCCTGAGCAGGCGCCCGATGCGCTGCACGTGCTCGCGCTCGCCCCGCGTCCCGCCGACGATCACCGCCACGTCCGCGTCGGGGACGTCGATGCCCTCGTTCAAGACCCGCGACGACACCAGCGCGCGCAGCGACCCGTCGCGAAACGCCGCCAGCACGCGGGCCCGCTCCTTGCGGCGGATCTCGCAGGTGATGGGCATGATCAGCTCGCGGCGCGCGATGGCGTAGGCAGCGTCGTTGTCGGCGGTGAAGACCAGGAGCTTCGAGCTCCGATGGCGCTCGAGGATCTCGTGGACCGCGGCGGCCTTCTTGCGGGTCAGGCTCAAGAGGCGGCGGCTCCGGCGCCAGGCCGCGAGCGCGGCGCGCCCCTCGGCCGACGCCATCGCGACGCCGGTGAAGTCTTGCCAGCTCGAGCCCGGGTTCTGCCGGGCAAAGGGCCGGAACACGGCGGCGAACCGCGCCTGATCTTCCTGGTAACGGCGGCGCTCGTCGGCGTCGAGAGGCAGCCGGAGCTCCACCAGATCGAAGTCGGCCAGGTAGGTGCCCCTCAGATCGGCGACGCCGAGCTCGTACACGACCGGCCCGACCAGCGCCTCGAGCCGCGCGAGCGCCGCCGGATCGGGGGGCGTCGCGGTGAGCCCCAGCCGGTACTTCGCCACGCACATCTCCAGGAGCTCGTCCCGGAGCCCGAGCCCGAAGTGGTGGACCTCGTCCACGATCAGGACGTCGAAGCGCGCGCCGTGCTCCGGCATGAGCCGGTAGGCGCTCTCGAAGGTCGCGACGGTCACCGTGCCGTTCACCCGCTCGCCGTCGCCCCAGATGCCGACCGGCTCGGGACACACCCGGCTGAGCTCGGCGTGCCACTGCGCGAGCAGCGCGCGGGTCGGCACGACGATCAGCGCGGGCAGCCTGAGCTCCGCCAGGGCCGCCACGGCGACGCGCGTCTTGCCCGCGCCGGTCGGCAAGACCACGAGCCCGCGCCGATCCGCCAGCGTCCAGGCGAAGAGCGCGCCCTTCTGGTAGGGCCGGAGCGAGGGCTCGGTCCAGGCCGGCGAGAGCGCCGAAGGCGCTGGGCGCACGCGATCGTCGAGGGGCAGCTTCTTGGCGCGCAGCGTGCGCGTGAGCTCGGCGTGATAGCGCGCGGGCGCTCGCCACAGCGCGACGCGCGCGTCCCACATCAGCCCGGGCGCGAAGCCGAGGTCGAGGTCGGGAGGTTCGGTGATGACCAGCGTGCCGTGATCGAAGGAGAGGCGCATGCCCAGGCCGAATTGCACGCGGCGTACCAGCGGAGATCCTCGCGGGATCGGCCAGGTTCGAGGGTGGCGAAGTGGCGAAAGCTGGCGAACCTTCGCCAGATCAGGCGGGCAGGGTTCAGGCTTCAGAGACAGGAGCTCAGGGGCTCAGGCTGTGAGGATTCAGGCGGGCAGGACTCAGGCTTCAGAGACTGGAGCTCAGGGGCTCAGGCTGTGAGGATTCAGGCGGGCAGGTTTCAGGCCGTGAGGATTCAGGCGGGCAGGGTTCAGGCTTCAGGAGATTTCGCGGAACGCGGCCTGCGTTCGGGCCGAACGGGCGACATGCGGCACGAGCAGACCATCGTCTACCAGAAGAGCGTGCAACTCATGGAGACCGCGCAGGCCCTGATCGGCGAGCTCCCCGCCGGCTTAAAGGGACTGGCGCTCGAGCTGGTGCGGATGCTCTCGAAGTTCCGCACGCGCACCTGAAACCTCGCGCCTGATGCCTGAT contains:
- a CDS encoding ATP-binding cassette domain-containing protein, with amino-acid sequence MVERVSDDRADHIVVRGVNKRFGDFSALTDVDMRVGRGNVAVIIGGSGAGKTTLLKILIGLDKPTSGEVLVSGVDIVPLSDRKMNEVRKKMAMVFQYSALLDSMNVLDNVAFPLREHTKLAEKEIKKRVKEKLKILGLENIEHRAPSELSGGMRKRVGLARALMLEPEVIMYDEPTSGLDPITSRMVDDLIVSTRNRFDVTSIVISHDMAGALRIADQIYLMDKGRIVASGTPRELVRGHNELAQRFLDSSGIEAERLLAENE
- a CDS encoding Uma2 family endonuclease — its product is MTYPEYLAFEAAAPSKHEYVCGEVFAMAGGTPEHAGLAAAMAAVLARALEDRPCRAFSSDGRVRVEATDLSTYPDISVVCGKLENSGIDQDAIVNPVLLVEILSDSTEAYDRGEKAAHYRRIPSLREYLLVSQRERRLELFRRGEHGEWLLLEAGAGERVELASIGASIAVDDVYRNPLSAE
- a CDS encoding Uma2 family endonuclease; amino-acid sequence: MRVEEVLSHASPRRLSREEFQRLGQQGFFGDERVELIAGVVVEMSPVGPPHSDEISVLNRTLVVGVGDRAVVRVQLPFAAGDDSQPQPDLALVAPRRWSDRHPDQAFLLVEVAESSLSYDRRVKARLYALSGVPEYWVVDVAGKQVEVFAEPVAGAYTRHRVVAKGERLAPAAFPDVVVDLGELFQ
- a CDS encoding DUF790 family protein, which codes for MLPRALLSSSVGLDAREVVPRYLGPRDEPWLRALLELYAAFEGRPRRALRERLAEPLVTRAPKAPLRVVRHVLDRATKARLASPVSPERARSVVFAQACEEPDRARAFACAAEVLALEPEALDELLFADLRSNERVGKLPDGLGPTALAQSANLAIASALLGRAQSLRVRAFGNTRALVRHAQLVGLICTARRLDAGVELDISGPFSLFRHTLIYGKRLASLIPRAMWCERFEVEARVALGPGAGLLTYRLASGAPLPAGRELSRYDSQLEARFARDFAKLGSDWELLREPEPVPLARGRLIFPDFALVHRRDPRRRWLVELVGFWTADYLNDKLARLREAALERVLLCIDERRACRDEALPDGAEVLWFKGKLDAARVLARIEERDDRLGDA
- a CDS encoding DEAD/DEAH box helicase, whose protein sequence is MQFGLGMRLSFDHGTLVITEPPDLDLGFAPGLMWDARVALWRAPARYHAELTRTLRAKKLPLDDRVRPAPSALSPAWTEPSLRPYQKGALFAWTLADRRGLVVLPTGAGKTRVAVAALAELRLPALIVVPTRALLAQWHAELSRVCPEPVGIWGDGERVNGTVTVATFESAYRLMPEHGARFDVLIVDEVHHFGLGLRDELLEMCVAKYRLGLTATPPDPAALARLEALVGPVVYELGVADLRGTYLADFDLVELRLPLDADERRRYQEDQARFAAVFRPFARQNPGSSWQDFTGVAMASAEGRAALAAWRRSRRLLSLTRKKAAAVHEILERHRSSKLLVFTADNDAAYAIARRELIMPITCEIRRKERARVLAAFRDGSLRALVSSRVLNEGIDVPDADVAVIVGGTRGEREHVQRIGRLLRPGPGKRATVYELVSAGTREVAQSRERRRGLAAASAALV